The Deinococcus metalli region GCTCCTCAACCGGCTGCGGCGCATTGAGGGGCAGGTGCGTGGCCTGCAGCGCATGGTTGAGGAAGGCCGCGACTGCCACGAGATCCTGACCCTGATCTCCGGTATCCGCAGCGCCCTGGACGCCTCCGGCAGCGCGATCCTGGAACAGTACGCCTCAGGCTGTCGCCCCGGCTCGGGCGACGCCATCACGCCCCAGGACGTGGTGCGTGCACTGCGACTGCTCCGGCGATGACACCGGCGTGCCCGATCACGCTTTATCCTGAGCTGTGACCTCCCAATCCACCGGCTCCTTATCTGTTGAGGCCACCCAGTGCCCCGTGTCCGGAACCCGGGGCAGGGCAGTCAAGACCGTCACCCTCAAGGCGCTGCTGACCCCAGGAGCGCTGGCCCACCTGGACGCCGGGGCCGCCTTCCAGTT contains the following coding sequences:
- a CDS encoding metal-sensitive transcriptional regulator, producing MTGGQPDAASDQLLLNRLRRIEGQVRGLQRMVEEGRDCHEILTLISGIRSALDASGSAILEQYASGCRPGSGDAITPQDVVRALRLLRR